The genomic DNA GCGCCAGCGTGCCCTGGGCGAGCCCCGCCTGCATGCGCAGATTCCTGATCTTGAGCCCAATCAGCTTCGTCGCCATCGCTCCTCCTGTTTGTAAATTAATGACAATGTTGCTTGAGTGTCAATGAAAGTCTTTACAAAAATATCGTGATTTAACAATTACTTATTGAAACGATGACAAGTCCGCGTAATGATGACGCAGGGTCATCGCGCCCTTGGAACAGCCGGCAGCAAGCCGGGACGCCAACAGGGAGGAAAAACAATGACGATCGCGAAGATTAACCGACGCCTATTTCTGCAAAGCAGCGGCATTGTCGGTGCCGGCCTTGCCATGCCTATGATTCTCTCGGGTGCCGCGCGCGCTCAGAGCTTCTGCAACAGCCCGACCGGTTCAAAGGTCGTGTTCGGCTTCAACTGTCCGCAAACGGGCCCCTATGCCGAGGAAGGCAAGGACCAGCTCAAGGCGTACCAGCTCGCTGTGCAGCATATTAACGGCGAGGGCGATGGCGGCATGCTCAACACCTTCAAGGGAACCGCGCTGAAGGGCAACGGCGTCCTGGGTAAGAAGGTGGAGTACGTCACCGGCGACACGCAGACCAAGAGCGACGCGGCGCGTGCCTCGGCGACGCGCATGATCGAGCGCGACGGCGCGATCATGATCTCGGGCGGCTCCTCGTCTGGCGTTGCCGTTGCCGTGCAGTCGCTGTGCCAGGACATGGGAATCATTTTCATGTCGGGTCTGACGCATTCCAACGACACCACCGGCAAGGACAAGAAGAAGAACGGCTTCCGGCATTTCTTCAACGCCTATATGTCGGGTGTCGCCATCGCGCCGGTTCTCGGTGAGGCCTATGGCAAGGATCGCCGTGCCTATCACCTCACAGCCGACTACACCTGGGGCTGGACCCAGGAAGAATCGATCAAGAACGCAACCGAGGCGCTTGGGTGGGAGACCGTGCAGACGGTGCGCA from Oceanibaculum nanhaiense includes the following:
- a CDS encoding substrate-binding protein, which translates into the protein MPMILSGAARAQSFCNSPTGSKVVFGFNCPQTGPYAEEGKDQLKAYQLAVQHINGEGDGGMLNTFKGTALKGNGVLGKKVEYVTGDTQTKSDAARASATRMIERDGAIMISGGSSSGVAVAVQSLCQDMGIIFMSGLTHSNDTTGKDKKKNGFRHFFNAYMSGVAIAPVLGEAYGKDRRAYHLTADYTWGWTQEESIKNATEALGWETVQTVRTPVGAADFSQYITPVLNSGADVLILNHYGNDMVNSLRQAVQFGLRDKQVNGKNFEIVVPLFSELMAQGAGDAIKGIYGTANWDWKLQNEGTKAFTKSFGAAYGSPPSQAAQTGYVQALLYADACERAGTFNPEGVVKALEDFEFDGLGNGPTYYRGSDHQCFKPVLVVQGKEQPKDKYDLLEVVKEVPTKTVTYDPSIFGGELGPVGTKC